One part of the Botrytis cinerea B05.10 chromosome 8, complete sequence genome encodes these proteins:
- the Bcsho1 gene encoding Bcsho1: MNQSDYKGRRTAGMRGMSMDNILGDPFALATISIAMLAWFIAFIGSILATASHASNDGFPNYSWFTIAYMMCCILGIFVVIASDTTQTYHVAIVGFLATGLVLTSSSVNSLIYSSNGAKEAAAAGHILLSMVAIIWMFYFGSTPSAVPRAYLDSFALHKDHRVSSGRGMSTAYGNGYGIGRPDTSISSNVPPQMYTSAQLGGFETSSPVAGFPGGAAGAERNSSQPRFGASNLGPNGGMGAEPTPGEIIQPTEYPYRAKAIYSYDANPDDANEISFAKHEILEVSDVSGRWWQAKKENGDTGIAPSNYLILL, translated from the exons ATGAACCAATCGGATTATAAAGGTCGGAGGACAGCGGGAATGCGTGGAATGAGTATGGACAATATTCTAGGAGATCCATTCGCGCTGGCGACCATCTCAATTGCTATG CTTGCATGGTTTATTGCTTTCATTGGATCGATATTAGCGACTGCATCGCACGCATCTAATGACGGGTTTCCAAATTATTCATGGTTTACGATTGCATATATGATGTGTTGCATTCTAGGTATATTTGTCGTGATAGCTTCGGATACAACTCAAACCTATCATGTTGCTATCGTGGGATTCTTGGCGACCGGTCTTGTGTTAACAAGTTCCTCGGTCAACTCgttaatttattcttcaaacGGTGCAAAAGAAGCTGCCGCTGCTGGACATATCCTGCTCTCGATGGTTGCG ATTATTTGGATGTTCTACTTTGGATCAACACCTTCAGCGGTACCTCGAGCATACCTTGACTCGTTTGCACTTCACAAAGACCATAGAGTATCATCAGGAAGAGGAATGTCGACTGCttatggaaatggatatggaatCGGTCGACCGGAcacttcaatctcttcaaacGTTCCACCACAAATGTATACATCAGCGCAATTGGGTGGTTTCGAAACATCTTCGCCGGTAGCAGGATTCCCAGGAGGTGCCGCAGGAGCCGAGCGCAACTCATCACAACCAAGATTTGGAGCCAGCAATCTTGGACCAAATGGTGGAATGGGTGCAGAGCCTACACCAGGAGAAATCATCCAACCCACAGAATATCCATACCGAGCGAAGGCCATTTACTCTTACGATGCCAACCCAGATGATGCAAACGAGATTAGTTTTGCCAAGCACGAAATATTAGAAGTCTCAGACGTAAGCGGGAGATGGTGGcaagccaagaaagaaaatggagataCAGGAATAGCGCCTTCGAATTACCTAATTTTGTTATAA
- the Bccwc24 gene encoding Bccwc24 → MDGAEPSTAAPNPPQPVAIFKKRSAKGKSNFRKRAATPPPADSDDDTSGYSSSEDESGRRIKRRKKNTGAITASSTNNNSSAPSDLSATKYTASHSTVIRASDDATRASNWYDENATDALSAKNLLGTSRSKPSTGDIPDGTYKGLANSTKFIQKNPDAPNRVVGPVKAPTNIRTITVTDFAPDVCKDYKTTGFCGFGDNCKYLHAREDYKAGWQLDKEWENVTKGKKTLGGTKIASADRKGDEEEEEDDAFLENIPFACILCREKYKDPIITKCGHYFCESCALKRYRKDPSCAACGAGTSGVFNVAKGLKKILDKKRERAKRIREEAIANGEEVSSEEEEE, encoded by the coding sequence ATGGATGGTGCCGAACCTTCTACAGCTGCTCCAAATCCTCCACAACCAGTAgctatattcaaaaagagatCAGCAAAAGGGAAGTCCAATTTTCGCAAAAGAGCTGCAACGCCACCGCCTGCAGACAGCGACGATGATACATCAGGATACTCTTCATCAGAAGATGAAAGTGGCCGACGAATAaaacgaagaaagaagaataccGGCGCCATAACCGCATCATCTACAAACAATAATTCATCGGCTCCCTCCGATCTCTCCGCTACAAAATATACTGCATCTCACAGCACTGTCATTCGCGCCTCTGACGACGCAACTAGAGCTAGCAATTGGTATGATGAAAATGCGACAGACGCTCTATCAGCCAAAAATCTTCTAGGCACATCCCGCTCGAAACCTTCAACAGGAGATATCCCAGATGGAACATACAAGGGTTTGGCAAACAGCACGAAATTCATACAAAAGAATCCTGACGCCCCCAACCGCGTCGTAGGACCTGTCAAAGCACCAACCAATATTCGCACCATAACCGTCACAGATTTCGCGCCAGACGTATGTAAAGATTACAAGACGACCGGATTCTGTGGATTCGGAGACAATTGTAAATATCTACACGCGCGAGAAGACTACAAAGCAGGTTGGCAGCTCGATAAAGAATGGGAGAATGTgacgaaaggaaagaaaacttTAGGAGGGACGAAAATTGCAAGTGCGGATCGCAaaggagatgaggaagaggaggaagatgatgcgTTCTTGGAGAATATACCATTTGCGTGTATATTGTGTAGGGAGAAATATAAGGATCCGATTATTACGAAGTGTGGACATTATTTCTGTGAGAGCTGTGCGTTGAAGAGATATAGGAAAGATCCGAGTTGCGCAGCTTGTGGGGCGGGAACAAGTGGTGTTTTTAACGTGGCAAaggggttgaagaagatactgGAtaagaagagggagagggcgAAGAGGATTAGAGAGGAGGCTATTGCGAATGGAGAGGAAGTTAGTtcggaagaggaagaggagtgA
- the Bcmrps16 gene encoding Bcmrps16 — protein MVVRIRLARFGRKRQPIYNIVVAQARSARNSLPLEVLGTYDPIPKLPADGEGQKFKDIRLDTLRAKYWLGVGAQPSKTAWRLLSMAGLLEPQYTPQSKKPTPPTSSKPILKTDI, from the exons atggtCGTACGCATCCGACTCGCGCGCTTCGGCCGCAAAAGACAACCCATCTACAACATCGTCGTAGCCCAAGCCCG CTCAGCTCGCAATTCTCTCCCCCTCGAAGTCCTCGGTACCTACGATCCCATCCCCAAGCTCCCCGCCGACGGCGAGGGccaaaaattcaaagacaTCCGACTCGATACGCTGCGCGCAAAGTATTGGTTGGGCGTGGGTGCGCAGCCGTCGAAGACGGCGTGGAGATTGTTGAGTATG GCCGGCCTCCTCGAACCCCAATACACACCCCAATCCAAAAAGCCCACGCCGCCCACCTCCAGCAAACCCATTCTCAAAACCGACATTTAA